The DNA window AGCTGTTTActcgtttgtttgtttgtttgtttgattTACCTGTGACAGATATCAACCTTAACTCTCCTAACAAAGGTCTGCCTGGAAATATGACTGACGTGCCTGTGGATACTCCTGCAAGTGGAGATGGAGTTGGTGTGCTATCTGAAGCTGAAACAGAGGAGCTCAAGAGTGAACTTAGTAAGGTATGATTGGAAGAACTTTTACAATATCAGGAAAACTCTGGCATCTAAGTGCGGCTGCCATGCTACAGTATAATTTTGTGTCCAATATTTTTTCTTGTACTGTGATTTATTTATGACGAGGACCTATAGGGGCTTAAGGAAAATGTATTTTCATTTgactgacatttaaaaaaaaaacaaagtgaagaTACAATACTATTCAGGATATTCGCTTACTGGCGTCTGCCATACTTTTGTTTGTCATAATGGTATTCAATGGATTTTACTGTTATTTTAACAGCTAACTCAGTTGGGCTGTTGTAACTCagtggttttgagtgagttaaaatcgggTCCAATGTGTGCAGCTTGCAGAGATATTTATTTGAGATGCTAGTCAATGGAATAATCCCTGTTGCATGATATATTCATTACTGTTTTATTGAATGAATGAGTAAATAAACTTATATCTATTACATTTGATTTTTAAATTATTTGATCAACTATCATAGCAACAGTGTTTACCAAAGAACTGAGTAATTTCTGCTGTTGAATTTTGAGTTGTGCAAGATGGTGGTTTGCATTTATGAAATTGCCATTTAATTAGTCAATTATATTTAAGTTGGGTGTGGTACAACCACACCTAATGGCCTTTCATCACTGGTAGGGCAGTAGCACACAATTATCAGTCCCATATCATAATGATCAGTCTACAGTTGAAGTCAAAATGGCAATCTACATTTGGATAATTTTTTTTACCATTATTCTGTGCTAGCTCTGTAGCTCTCTGGTCTGTTTCTAGCCTCTGTACAGTTGCTGATGAGTCTGTTGTAAATTTAGAGAATCAGTTGCCTGCAAAAATGTCACAGATAATCAACACGGAATGCAGTGCATTTCCAACTGTTTGTTTTTAGTACCAACTCAATACGGATACTTATGTATAAGAAAAATCATGTTCGACATTCCTTAGTGTTGTAGAACTCAGTATGTTCCATTAATTTCCACTGTTCAGGTAGGCAATTCTTTAGTTGTATTTTTAGCACAGAAACTGTTTATCCGGCAAGGTTCAAAAAAACTTGTTTTACATCAATACCTCTGATTCTGTGTATGCTATACACTTGTAAATTGAGAAAAATGTTTGGAACTAAGGATTAAGAGGAAATAACACCTTTCCAGTTGTGTTTCTTTACATTATTGGAACATTGAGTAATATAGAATGTTTTAGGTATTTCTTTCCTTGACAGCTTTGATTTAGATATAATTGGAATTATTTTGCACTTTAATGACCAAATGGTTTGTAAGTCTGGATCTGTATTTTAACTTCAAGTGGAATGTTTTTGGGTAGTGGGTGGAAAGCATCCCAGTTGATTTAACTGGTTTTTTCCACCCACACCCATCTAGGACAGCTATTTCCTGCACATGGAAATGAGAATTTGAGCGACTTATCTCTGACTGGCCATTCGGAGGCTAGTCAGATCAGTCAGTAGCTTAAGCCTGGCTTGATGGCAAATAAAGAAGCTTCATAAATCAGTAAAAATGTGTCTGCTGGTTTGGACCCATTAATAGAATGGTTGGATTACGCAAGAATATTAAAATGAGATGTTCTTGAGATTAGCATAATTCTTCAGAAAATAGCATAATTTGTATTGTTTCCTAATTGTGTATGAGTTCCTCACTCAGACTTTGACAGGTGTGTGCCATGTCAACCGAGTTGCCACCAAGGATTTGGAAAACGTTTTACAAAAGTGTCCCAGATTAGTAACTTTGGTACTAATTTCTTGTGAAAAACATGCCCAATTCCAGGAATTACTATTAGCTTTCTTTTCCAAAATTTTCTATTTAACAATGGGTTGCAATACATTTTCAAATTTCGCAAAAATCAGTACAGATTAGAAAGGGTGTTTCGCCTATTTAATTCATTTTCCCAAAGCAGTCTGTGATCTTTTGCCCATCACAGTACTCGACGATTCAGTTATTCCAGAGTTTTTTCTTCCACTGCTGTATCTGGAAGAAGATACTGATAACTGTGATGACTTGCTCGCTGGGATCAATCCTGAATTTCCCTCTTCAGTTTGTTCCCTTGTGCAGCAGAAAAAGTAGCTATTTCAAGCTACTATTTCAATCTGACTATTTAGCTTTGTTCTGTGGTGGAACAGTTGTTAAATGAAACACCTAGTGTGATAATGTGCCGTACAGATAAGGGAGCTCTCTGGTTTAATCCCTGATATGTTCTGCATTAACTTGATGGCAATTTGGCTGGTAGTCATACTCCAATTACCGAGTATGCCTGAGGCGACAAAACGATCCAGGTTTCCAATCCTGATTGCTACCCATTGATCCCTGCTGAAATGGTTGTGTATGCACAGATCAGGTGAGACTTGATGGTGCGGCTTGTCTGTAATGGGTCCTCCATCATCTAAGACTCACTGTCTAGTTTCATGCATGATAAATGGTCAGCTGGATGACACTGCATTCTTGCTAGTACTTTCTGAATTCTATTCCAATATGAATCACTCTTGGGTGGAGACAGGAAGGAACGTAGACTCAAAAGCTGTTCCCTTGGCTAGTAACAGGATGGACCTGCAGCAgcacattttttttccttttccgtTTTGGTCCCCTGGGTCATTCATTAACTGACTGCAGGGAACTGTACTGCTTTGGAGATCTGCGTGACTTTTAGTTTGATTAGGAGGCAGTGTGTGAGTAGCCTTTTTATCCTCTCATGCATACATTTCAACGGGCAGCTTCAAAATTGCTTATCTCTGGTCTTTCTAAGAGGGGGAGTTAATTGGAATTTGCTATGGACTTTAGTGAGGATCCTTGTGTGCATTTTTCGGAGGAGGTGCACTTTGAAGTATATTGTCAATTTAGTATTGTATTGAAGGTGCTGTTTATATTTTCGTCACTAGATAGGATAATGGTTGTGACTTCTAACAGTGAAAGGCCTGCTACTAACCCAGCTTATTTGAAGAAGGGCCTCTGCTAGCAGAATACCTCTAGAACAGTCTACATAGCTGGTATTATATGCTTCTAAAGCAAATCCAAAGTTCATTTCTTTGCACTAATCATAGTGTTAACATTTTGCAGAAATTCACATGTACAAGAATTCATTGTTTTTTCTGTGGTGTTGGGACTACTTTGTGATTTCCAAAACTATCTCTGGAAATACCCTTTGATACAGGCAATTGTTATAAATGCTGCTCCCCTTTCTAGGTCATGGAATGCTGTGTTCTGTGTACAGCTTAACTGATGGATTGGTAATGAGTGTTTTGTCACGTACTTACAGAATGTTTTTAGGTCATGTGTTTGAAGCTTATTCAATAAATGGATTTCACTGTCTTTGTACAGAGGAAAAACGTCTAAATATTTAAAACAGAAGGTATGTACTGAAGAAGTAACTGATTATTTgtgagttaaaattttatttttttccCCCTAGGTTGAAGATGAAATAGCAACTCTTCGGCAGGTGCTAGTTGCCAAAGAAAAACATGCTTCTGAGATCAAAAGAAAGTTGGGGTTGACTCCCTTCTCTGAGCTCAAGCAAAACCTTAGCAAGAGCTGGCAAGATGTGCAAGCATCCAATGCGTGAGTACTTGGACTATGCAACTAGAAGCTTTTCCATTATTTACCTTTTTCTAGATTAAATCATATTAATACAACTGAGAACAGTTAGTGTCCAGGATACATGTGGAAGATATTGCGTACCATTAACTAGTGCGTGTTCCCcgcccactctttctccccccaccacccccccaccaccaccatcacaaCCCCTTGAACCTTGCATGTGTGAATCACATGAATTTGATTTCAGAGTACAGTAGGTAGCTGGAGTGGGACACAGCACTTTTCACAATTGAAACATGACACATTTGAGTTTCTGTTCTATATCAAGCAATTTCAGATTAGAtgcagagtttaaaaaaaaaaaccttttaCTGTGCCTCACCCAGTATGTTTTAACCCCAACCTCAGTAGAGCATCCACTTTAATGCTGATTTTATGACTGATGATCACATTCAGTTTTCCACAGTAAGATTGCTAGAGTGGTGCTTTTGGAAGTTTGTTTTTTTGTCCTCTGTTCACAACATTAAAACTCCTGCAGCCATTTACCATAGGTATCAAATTTAAGAGGATAATGAGCAAGGTTAACATTGTGTGGTTTAATTTTGTGTTATGTTAAATGCATAAGTTTAGGGTGTAATTTATTTTTCTTCCTATTTCTCCTAAGAAAtatagttaaaagttacagtactgtTTTTATTTGAGTCATGCAATTCCTATCTCGTACTGTATTATTTTATGTACCACTTAAAGCTAATTGCAAGAAAATGCAAAACCGTAATGATTAAGCAGCTTTGTAGGTGGATGTGAAGCCGAAACGTTGCTGCAGTCTTCAGGTGGTTGAAAATATGCATAATTCTAATAGGGTACTTATTATAAATTTTCCATTTTCAAAATGTGCTGcccatatgaataaaatacatttgtTTCATGTAACATATTAAAGGATGAATGAAATGTAgtatctctcttcccccttctcctcttttcccccccttctctccccctctatttttCCCCCCGCCACCCCTGTTCTCTGCCCTCTTAAAAGTATTCACATACATAACTATTTTTTTCTTGAGCCATTCAATAGAAGTAGCATTTTCAAAATTCTTTACATGACTCCACTTTCAAGGAGTTATGATTTTGTCTTTTGTCACTATGTGGTTATTTTTCAAGTTCTAGTAGAGTAGGTCAACTTGTGTAATTGGCACACCACTTGGAGCTACAGACAAAAATTTTGGACCCTATGACGTAAAGTCTATTTTGTCAGGTTATTTGGGGGAACTGCAGCAACGTATCCACATCATGTTTTGGTAATGTTATTGTTTGAAATACTTAGATTCATAGTTATTGTCATATAGTTAAAAACTTAGAACTATTAATGAAACGTCCAAGTAACCTATTCTGAGCTCTGAGTGCCatactacatttaaaaaaaaatcttgctaCACCTGTTCTCATTCTCCTGTCAAAGATGAGCTTTTAATTTATTGCAACAAGGCTTGTTTTGCAGGGCATGACATTAATGTAGGGCCAACCATTTTTGTTCAtcaaaatctcttttttttttttgctgttgcaTTTGTATGTCTGAGCAATTTACATTTCCAGTTGGCAAAGCATTTGCAAATGATTCCGACTGTTGTAAAGTGAAGTGAAGCGGATTGCACCATTGTTCCACTCTTGGGTAGTTTACAACCAACTTCATTTGTGACATTGCGTTGTATAGCAACTTGCTAGTTTTGGTTGTGTGGAATGTATATCCATCAGCCCTAAATTATTAAGCACAACTGTAGAATGTGGAAGAAAATTTGAATATAACTTAAATATACTGCGAAAAAGGGCCACGATATCTCTAAGGTTAGGAATTATGAATAAAAAACCTTTTTTTTATAAAGATAGTATGCCTTGGATGTCTTTCTGTATAACATCTGTGGTTGTTCGATTTTAAACTGTAGGAAGAATTAGACAAGCGAGTATTGCAATCTAGTCATGTTACCTGCATTTATGATCCATTGCAATGCCTGATATAATTATGAATAATTCATTTCAACAACATATGAATTTTTAGGAACCCTGTTTGCATAGCAATGGGATAAATCTTGGATTACTTGTTTCAGGAACCATTATAAATGGGACATTAGTTTGGACAGTGCTTGGTTAGTAGAGTTGTGGACTATGTCATGTAGTTAAAGTTGAGAATGTTTGCCTGCTGCTTGGAACCTAAGTAACACCTTACTTAACTGTTAGTTGTTGCTTTTCTCCATTCATCTTGATTTATAAAAATGTCCATTTTATTAACATCTGGCATTTGCTATGAAGTCTTTTTATATACCTGGTGCCTTAAAATTATGTAATGTCCCAAACAGTATGACCAACCTCAGTGGCAGGTTTAATTTAACGGAGCAAACACAAGTTTACATACAGTAGTTTCAGTGGTTCTTGTGATCAAGCTCACTTGACTTGCAAATAATCAGAGTGACACCTGCCCTGGAAAAATACTCAAATGTGCTGTATTCCCAGTAGATTGATAGTCTCAACTGAAACTGAAGTGTTAGGCATACAGCAATCAggcattttctgctttattgtcttTGTCCTATCGAGAGCATAAATGCAATCTTTTGGATAAGCTATTTCTTTTTCCCCCTCCCTCAACTCACGCCGAAAAATCCTTTATTTACTGTAATGTTATGACTCCATCTTTtgccttttttctttttatttgatgTAGCTATTTTCATTTCATTAGGTTTGTGTCTCCAGTGCAACTGTTGCCATATTCTGTTTGTGGTGCAGTTTTATGTTGAGTACTATAGCCTGACTGCACAGTCCATTAATATAAACTTGGAATTGGTGAGGCACTTCTACACTTAAACTTGTGGTGATTTGATGCAAGTGCAAGCAAGTACAGTTTCATTCAGTAACCGGATACGTCAGAATAGATCCAAATTGACCCACTATCCAGTTTGATGGACTTGGACATTAATAATACTGCCTATGATATATCTGCTTGGTTGGAGGACATGAAATGTATAGAATCTTGCTGACAGTTTCAAGTCAATAATAGCACATTCAAAGCACAGTGCAGAAGTGGACCACTTTGCCATCACACGTAAGCCATCTTTTCAACTTGAGTTATCGATTCTGATCCCATGTTTCTGCTCGTTCTTCATGTTTGTCATACTGAATATTGTGTCCCTAGGACTTGCACATGCGCTTCTGTGCAGGCTGCTCCTGGAATACAAGATTCTGCCAAATCAGATTccaatttttttttccttcaaaGTAATCAAGTGCACAGTCTACCTGTACCACTCATTAGCCATGTCTTATATTTGGTACATCAAAAAGATAGAAACAAGTTTGTGATTAGTAACTGGATTATATGATATATTAACCTCAAGTCATAGTTACTTATCTGTTATTGTACCTGCATACCAGGCAAATACAAcaggtatttgttttaatgcaagatcaTGACATTTCAACCATCTTAGTGGTTAATTGGGAGTTAAAATGTTCGTTAACTCTAGTTTATCGTACCATAATTTTTAATAAAACCATATGAGAAGTTAGTGAGCTGCATTTTGTTTTTGATGTACAGTAGACAAAGTGATTTGCTTGGTTATTTCCTTGCACCAATATCCAAGTGAGATTGTTGGGCTGTAGGGTGTAACTTTGCTCCTTTTTATAACTTAAATATTAAACCTTTATTCCACTGGAAATTTCATGTACTAGTTTTGCTAGTGGTGTAAACACTTGAAAAATCACAGGGGCTGCCATATTTAGACTCTCTGTGGCAGCTGCTCAGAGACTCCCTGGTGGTAGTGCAGAAGTGAAGTAATAATATGGTGAATCTGGTGTAACATCTGGAACTAGCACAATGCCCCAGCATTCTGTGAATATTATGTTCCAACACTTGCAGATCGGCATACTGTTTTAAGGATGGCTAGAGTACACTATTATGTACAGCCAATATAATCTAGCTGGCAGTGTTTGGGCCTGGTCAGGCTGACAGGTTGCATCTAACAAAAGCATTAGTGAGTGTACATTTTCAAGAGACTTGGATTTATGTCACGTCcttcacgaccaccagatgtctccgctttgcagccaatgaaattcttttgaaatgtggtcaccattgcaggaaatgcggcagccaatttgtgtacagcaagctcctacaaacagcaatgtaaaaTTAATTATAGCTGTGGTATCATTACTAGCAAcagctgcttttaaaaaaaaaatgcagtttaATTATTGGATGTGCTAGATGAGAGATTGGCACTTTTTTGAAGAACAAGGAATTCCTTCTGGCTAACCTTCAGCCGTTTATCAACacaaactggtcattcatctcattactgtttgtgggatcttgctgagtatTGACTGGTGACAAAAATAAGTGACTGAACTTCAAAAGATGAAGCAGTTTGGCATGTTCAAAGGATGTGAAAGGTGCATGTCTTTTTTCCTCCTCCTGGCTTCTCAATTGCCCCTCCCCTCTCGCAAACACTGAATAGCCTGCTGACAGTTACTCTTACAGAATACCTGCTTGGCTAGTTACATGAGGACTGCTCGTGTTTGACCCCACCTTTCCAAGACTCTGCCTTCAGGGAAAGTGAGACAATATGGAAAAAAAGGAGCTAGATTTGCCTGCAGAATGTAGTATCTCTAGCTAAAAGGATGAACAGATTGCTATTAGGCCTTTGCCACTGTGGGTCTGCATTTGTCTATTTTAGGCATGGGAGCCCTATACTGTCATAGTTATCACTCAGACTGTTTcacttgtcatgctaggcctccacctaccaagaataaggcacatcagttttgtcatgaacattgatttttaactgttgttggagggaGGAAATTATTTGTaaaatagatcagccgtggctggaaacaaAATTTACTTGGTAacggacatcgaaggtgaggaagcacattccagggcctgctaaggaggatacaatccacaaaggccaggactggttagaccagctggtcacatgactacccagCTGTTCCagtgttttcttttgaactggccagagtttggaagtctgtttcttcctgaactgagaagatctctcctgtctgctcccatctctttctcacaagcctctgaatccactgaagacacatgaaccccaagagagaaaagtctgctacagtgaacaaggtttaagaagaatattgggcactaacgaaaagcaagatttacctacaatcaagggctccacagtgaactcgaagaaccgtaacaaaaactcttcagatattgcctcaaatttttccactttctttctgtctctatttgcatgtgtgtatcgcatatgcatactagcgtgggtgtgtcatgtatccgtaagcatcaaccgaattagagtttaagtttaataaatttcaactttttttttctttaaacataaagcctgtttgtgctggtttctttgccatataattggaaagcagtgaacaaggattcaccaagggggagctaaaaacagtgcttaaaattaaacccttgtacagtaagaccaagtgaagctgaaagggaaccctagacacctttctcacctggtcgtaacacattttTCTGTTGGAAAGTTGGTACCTGACAACAGCGCCATGGCAGAAGTGCATATTACTGCTGAGGCTGCTTTAATCTCCCAATTGGGCATGTACATGGTAAATAGGCACAAACCTCCTTTCTGTCTTGTTCTGAGTGGCCCAGAGCTATTGGATCTAATTTTATACAAAATGCGCTGTGCGTGACAATTGGAAACTCTAATTTGTTTTGTTTAAAAAGTGGTCCAAAGAGGAAGTCCAAAACATAGTCAGAGAATGTTGTCCAAGCTACTGCATGGCAAATAAGCCACTGCTCAAGAACTTTAAATTTGCCAGAACCAGATGATGAGATAGCAAAAAAGGAAGCAAGAGAGTGCATACTgctaattttttttcccttcagaccaccccccccccccccccactccacaattCCGACAGCAAACCAACAGTAaagtcctatttcttatgtttgcaTGCTAGAAATGTTCTTTATTCAGGAGCAGGATCTCTTTGCAACTTAAATATCGAACAATAATGTGGAACATATTTTGAAATGTTTGCATTTCAGCAATTGAGTCAGCAATTGCATATATAAAATAAATATTATGAACGAGGTAGCCTGTTTTCACTAAGTCCAGCTCTAATGAAATCCAGGGAGTAACCTGCAATAATAACTGATCTGCCAAAAGCATGACCCGGTGAATTCTGTGGGAGAAAATTAataaaaggaaaaaagcaaagaatTTGCTTTTATGActcctttcatgacttcagaatatcccaagtgctttaaagccaatgaattacttttgaagtgtggtcacaatTCCACAGGTAAAAGAAAATTTTGCATAGCAAGTTCGTGCAAACAAGACCGAGATAGGCAACTGGAAAATGTGTTTAGGAGGTGGTGATTTGAGGGAAAAATGTTGGCCTGTTAGTGAGAGAAAGTGTAAATAACACTGATCTGGGTCCAAAAACAAAATCAGAAGTCAAGTTCTAGACCCTAAACAAGGAGAATTAAAATGAAAGGCAAAATAACGGCCTGAGTTGGGTTCGTCAGACTGACTGTAATCAAAACAGCTGGTTAAGCAGTGTAATGTTTAATGTTTGGTGCTACAGAGAAAAGAAAGCACCAAAATTATTGGGCAAAACCAGGGATTAGATATGTGAAGGTTTGAAAATTACGTAAAAGCAAGGGAGTATAGAGTGAGCGATGTTCAACAAATGCAGAGATGGGTAGGGAAAAAGTAGTAACAGACTTTTTTTGCATTCTTAGCTGCATTGTACAAATGATGCAGTCTGCAGATTGGGACAGATGACAGTAATCGTAGGCAGTGTGCCAGAAAGGATTCTCTGCAAATGGTAACCGTGGAGTGATTCCTCACTGGCCCAAGCCCAGCTCTGGATTTGTTAACTCAGGAGACCATGCCTTCTGCCTTCCCAATTTGAAGTGAGGCTTGGGCCAACTCAAAATTTAGCAGTATATAGTGACCTTGTGATTGTGGCAGATGTATTCCAACAAATATCTGTTGCATTGTGCTGAAGCTTCTTGTGGAAAGTTTTGAAGTTCAGTTTCTCGC is part of the Heterodontus francisci isolate sHetFra1 chromosome 16, sHetFra1.hap1, whole genome shotgun sequence genome and encodes:
- the LOC137378172 gene encoding tumor protein D54-like isoform X7, with product MKHRNRVRPRLKFSTTSRVHCLPGNMTDVPVDTPASGDGVGVLSEAETEELKSELSKVEDEIATLRQVLVAKEKHASEIKRKLGLTPFSELKQNLSKSWQDVQASNAYKKTQATLSTAGSKTSNAISSVGSVLSKTLGEIK
- the LOC137378172 gene encoding tumor protein D54-like isoform X8, producing the protein MDAPNQDINLNSPNKGLPGNMTDVPVDTPASGDGVGVLSEAETEELKSELSKVEDEIATLRQVLVAKEKHASEIKRKLGLTPFSELKQNLSKSWQDVQASNAYKKTQATLSTAGSKTSNAISSVGSVLSKTLGEIK